In one window of Gopherus evgoodei ecotype Sinaloan lineage chromosome 9, rGopEvg1_v1.p, whole genome shotgun sequence DNA:
- the NPPC gene encoding C-type natriuretic peptide has product MRISHFLACGLSLALLSVRLEARPAAQPQQKPPRSAPGHELADSLAAGPERGETAGGGGGGRGSGSRLLRELRADTKSRAAWARLLRDYPGKRRHKGVSKKGLSKGCFGLKLDRIGSMSGLGC; this is encoded by the exons atgcGGATCTCACACTTTCTGGCTTGCGGACTTTCACTGGCCCTGCTGTCCGTCCGGCTGGAGGCGAGACCCGCGGCGCAGCCCCAGCAGAAG cccccacggAGCGCGCCGGGACACGAGCTGGCGGACAGCCTGGCCGCGGGCCCCGAGCGAGGGGAGACGGCGGGCGGTGGCGGCGGCGGCCGGGGCTCGGGCTCGCGGCTGCTGCGGGAGCTGCGCGCGGACACCAAGTCCCGGGCCGCCTGGGCCCGGCTGCTGCGCGACTACCCCGGCAAGCGGCGGCACAAGGGCGTCAGCAAGAAGGGCCTGTCCAAGGGCTGCTTCGGCCTCAAGCTGGACCGGATCGGCTCCATGAGCGGCCTGGGCTGCTAG